From the genome of Gracilinanus agilis isolate LMUSP501 chromosome 2, AgileGrace, whole genome shotgun sequence, one region includes:
- the DNAJC9 gene encoding dnaJ homolog subfamily C member 9 translates to MGLLERCKEEFGTADLYEVLGVRREASDGEIRRGYHRVSLKVHPDRVGQAGQEVATRQFQILGKVYSVLSDRERRTVYDEQGTVDEEADGLSQDRDWLAYWRLLFKKITLEDIKNFEEKYIGSEEELTDIKQAYMDFEGDMDQIMESVLCAEYTAEPRIRSIIQQAIDSGEVPSYKAFLKESKQKINARKRRAQEEAREAEKARKELGLGEGSGDLKALIQSRQKDREKEMDSFLAQMEAKYCSSSKKGKKTTDKKGKK, encoded by the exons ATGGGGCTCCTGGAACGCTGCAAGGAAGAGTTTGGCACCGCTGACCTGTACGAGGTGCTGGGCGTGCGGCGGGAGGCATCGGACGGCGAGATCCGGCGCGGCTACCACAGGGTGTCCCTGAAGGTGCACCCGGACCGCGTGGGTCAGGCTGGCCAGGAGGTGGCTACTCGGCAGTTCCAG ATCCTTGGGAAGGTCTATTCAGTCCTGAGCGACCGGGAGAGACGGACAGTGTACGATGAGCAAGGGACTGTGGACGAGGAGGCGGACGGGCTCAGCCAGGATCGGGACTGGCTGGCCTACTGGAGGCTGCTCTTCAAAAAG ATAACGTTAGAGGACATTAAGAACTTCGAAGAGAAGTACATTGGTTCTGAGGAAGAGCTGACTGATATTAAACAAGCCTATATGGACTTCGAGGGCGATATGGACCAAATCATGGAGTCTGTATTATGTGCAGAATACACTGCTGAACCCAGAATACGGAGCATCATACAACAGGCCATTGATTCTGGAGAAGTTCCATCTTATAAAGCTTTTCTCAAAgagtcaaaacaaaaaataaatgcaagaaaaaGGAGG GCTCAAGAAGAGGCCAGAGAGGCAGAAAAGGCCAGAAAGGAGCTGGGCCTGGGGGAGGGATCAGGTGACCTAAAAGCACTCATACAG AGCAGACAAAAGGATCgggaaaaagaaatggacagTTTTCTGGCCCAGATGGAAGCAAAGTATTGCAGCTcttccaaaaaagggaaaaaaacaactgacaagaaaggaaagaaataa